The following proteins are co-located in the Microbacterium immunditiarum genome:
- a CDS encoding response regulator codes for MIRLLIADDHPVVRAGLAGLLSDEPGLEVVAEASDGDEAVRLAAATRPDVVLMDLRMPRVDGVAATTRIAAGEAGEPAPRVLILTTYESDDQILAAIEAGAAGYLLKAAPQAEIVAGIRSVAAGQSALSPQVAVRLVERMRRPAPESVLTARETEVLRLVASGHSNKQIAVALGIGESTVKTHLLKIFDKLGVADRTRAVTLAMERGLLA; via the coding sequence ATGATCCGTCTGCTGATCGCCGACGACCACCCCGTCGTCCGCGCGGGACTCGCGGGACTGCTGTCGGACGAGCCCGGGCTCGAGGTGGTCGCCGAGGCGTCGGACGGCGACGAGGCCGTGCGGCTCGCCGCCGCCACCCGCCCCGATGTCGTCCTGATGGATCTGCGGATGCCCCGCGTCGACGGTGTCGCCGCGACGACCCGCATCGCCGCCGGAGAGGCGGGCGAGCCCGCACCCCGCGTGCTCATCCTCACGACGTACGAGTCCGACGACCAGATCCTTGCCGCGATCGAGGCCGGCGCGGCCGGTTACCTGCTGAAGGCGGCGCCGCAGGCGGAGATCGTCGCCGGCATCCGGTCGGTGGCCGCCGGGCAGTCGGCGCTGTCGCCGCAGGTCGCCGTGCGGCTCGTGGAGCGGATGCGCCGGCCAGCGCCCGAGTCCGTGCTGACCGCCCGCGAGACGGAGGTGCTGCGGCTCGTGGCATCCGGTCACTCGAACAAGCAGATCGCCGTCGCGCTCGGCATCGGCGAGTCGACGGTCAAGACGCACCTGCTGAAGATCTTCGACAAGCTCGGCGTCGCCGACCGCACGCGCGCCGTGACGCTGGCGATGGAGCGCGGGCTGCTCGCGTAG
- a CDS encoding ATP-binding protein: protein MLKRRWWDVAVAAGSVVIAAALLIGFRPDDPVRLAVGLASIAGFAAAYFLIARPAICEPGSGLVPAPWRFPAFVAVGSLAIAIGAGATGFLAIMQALAYPLMWIVGNSRRGAIIGSAVFAVMIWVGITIGGDEPGAFVAGLMTSGFSFVFAIALGLWIASIAEYGEERARLVAELTEAQAEVEALSRERGASAERERLARDIHDTLAQTLAGLVLLAERAGRQSRDGHSDAAAATIATVEQIARDALDEARALVARTAAVPSEPAFAAAVERLVERFRAHSSADIALDDAAVEGDLDRETQVVVLRCLQEALSNVAKHAAAEHVEVRVAVDADGAATLTVTDDGRGFDPVRSTTGFGLEGMRERVAIAGGVLDVSSAVGRGTTLGLRLPGARSGPAAPSEPSSAPEPERSGGPR, encoded by the coding sequence GTGCTGAAGCGTCGTTGGTGGGACGTCGCGGTCGCGGCCGGATCGGTCGTGATCGCGGCGGCCCTGCTGATCGGGTTCCGCCCGGATGATCCGGTGCGCCTGGCGGTGGGGCTCGCGTCGATCGCGGGCTTCGCCGCCGCGTACTTCCTGATCGCGCGGCCCGCGATCTGCGAGCCCGGCTCGGGCCTCGTACCCGCCCCGTGGCGCTTCCCCGCCTTCGTTGCGGTGGGCTCGCTCGCGATCGCGATCGGCGCGGGCGCGACGGGCTTCCTCGCGATCATGCAGGCACTCGCCTACCCGCTCATGTGGATCGTCGGGAACTCGCGGCGCGGGGCGATCATCGGCTCCGCCGTTTTCGCAGTGATGATCTGGGTGGGGATCACGATCGGCGGCGACGAGCCCGGCGCGTTCGTCGCGGGTCTCATGACCTCGGGCTTCTCCTTCGTCTTCGCGATCGCGCTCGGCCTGTGGATCGCGAGCATCGCCGAGTACGGAGAGGAGCGCGCGCGCCTCGTCGCCGAGCTGACCGAAGCCCAGGCTGAGGTCGAGGCGCTGAGCCGCGAGCGCGGCGCATCCGCCGAGCGCGAGCGGCTCGCGCGCGACATCCACGACACGCTCGCCCAGACGCTCGCGGGGCTCGTCCTGCTGGCAGAGCGCGCCGGCCGTCAATCGCGGGACGGACACTCGGATGCCGCGGCCGCCACCATCGCGACGGTCGAGCAGATCGCGCGCGACGCGCTCGACGAGGCCCGGGCGCTCGTCGCCCGCACGGCGGCCGTCCCGAGCGAACCGGCGTTCGCGGCCGCCGTGGAGCGGCTCGTCGAGCGCTTCCGCGCGCACAGCTCGGCCGACATCGCGCTCGACGACGCCGCCGTCGAGGGCGACCTCGACCGCGAGACCCAGGTCGTCGTGCTGCGGTGCCTGCAGGAGGCCCTGTCGAACGTGGCCAAGCACGCCGCGGCCGAGCACGTCGAGGTGCGGGTCGCCGTCGACGCGGACGGCGCGGCGACCCTCACGGTCACCGACGACGGACGCGGCTTCGACCCCGTTCGATCCACGACGGGCTTCGGCCTCGAGGGCATGCGCGAGCGCGTCGCGATCGCCGGGGGAGTGCTCGACGTGTCGTCCGCCGTGGGGCGAGGCACCACGCTCGGCCTGCGTCTGCCCGGTGCACGCTCGGGCCCGGCCGCACCCTCTGAGCCGTCGAGCGCACCCGAGCCCGAGCGATCCGGAGGTCCGCGATGA
- a CDS encoding isocitrate lyase, with amino-acid sequence MTTYTDDIQDTQALKDQHGSTWDAINPEYVARMRAQNRFRTGLDIARYTADIMRRDMAEYDADPSQYTQSLGVWHGFVGQQKLISIKKHLKSTKKRYLYLSGWMVAALRSEFGPLPDQSMHEKTAVPALIEELYTFLRQADARELDLLFTQLDRARAAGDETAVEFIQSQIDNHETHVVPIIADIDAGFGNPEATYLLAKKMIEAGACAIQIENQVSDEKQCGHQDGKVTVPHEDFLAKINAVRYAFLELGIENGVIVARTDSLGAGLTQKLAVSNQPGDLGDRYNSFLDVEEITEAELNDGDVVIRREGRLLRPKRLASNLYQFRPGTGEDRVVLDCITSLRNGADLLWIETEKPHIDQIAGMVDRIREAVPDAKLVYNNSPSFNWTLNFRQQAYDLLEAQGHDVSGYDRGNLMSAEYDDTDLARLADEKIRTFQRDGAARAGIFHHLITLPTYHTAALSTDDLAKGYFGDEGMLAYVRGVQRREIREGIATVRHQNMAGSDIGDNHKEYFAGEAALKAGGKNNTMNQFG; translated from the coding sequence ATGACCACCTACACGGACGACATCCAGGACACGCAGGCCCTCAAGGACCAGCACGGCTCGACATGGGACGCGATCAACCCCGAATACGTCGCGCGGATGCGGGCGCAGAACCGCTTCCGGACGGGGCTCGACATCGCGCGCTACACCGCCGACATCATGCGCCGCGACATGGCGGAGTACGACGCCGACCCGTCGCAGTACACGCAGTCGCTCGGCGTCTGGCACGGCTTCGTCGGGCAGCAGAAGCTCATCTCGATCAAGAAGCACCTGAAGAGCACGAAGAAGCGATACCTGTACCTGTCGGGCTGGATGGTCGCCGCCCTCCGCTCGGAGTTCGGTCCGCTCCCCGACCAGTCGATGCACGAGAAGACGGCGGTTCCCGCGCTCATCGAGGAGCTGTACACCTTCCTCCGTCAGGCCGACGCGCGAGAGCTCGACCTGCTGTTCACGCAGCTCGACCGGGCGCGCGCGGCCGGCGACGAGACGGCGGTCGAGTTCATCCAGTCGCAGATCGACAACCACGAGACCCACGTCGTGCCGATCATCGCCGACATCGACGCGGGCTTCGGCAACCCCGAGGCGACGTACCTCCTCGCGAAGAAGATGATCGAGGCGGGCGCGTGCGCCATCCAGATCGAGAACCAGGTGTCGGACGAGAAGCAGTGCGGCCACCAGGACGGCAAGGTCACCGTCCCGCACGAGGACTTCCTCGCGAAGATCAACGCCGTGCGCTACGCGTTCCTCGAGCTCGGTATCGAGAACGGCGTCATCGTCGCCCGCACCGACTCGCTCGGCGCCGGCCTGACGCAGAAGCTCGCCGTCTCGAACCAGCCCGGAGACCTCGGCGACCGGTACAACTCGTTCCTCGACGTCGAGGAGATCACCGAGGCCGAGCTGAACGACGGCGACGTGGTCATCCGCCGCGAGGGCAGGCTGCTGCGCCCGAAGCGTCTCGCGAGCAATCTGTACCAGTTCCGTCCGGGCACCGGTGAGGACCGCGTCGTGCTCGACTGCATCACGTCGTTGCGCAACGGCGCCGACCTGCTGTGGATCGAGACCGAGAAGCCGCACATCGACCAGATCGCCGGCATGGTCGACCGCATCCGCGAGGCCGTGCCGGACGCCAAGCTCGTCTACAATAACAGCCCGTCGTTCAACTGGACGCTCAACTTCCGCCAGCAGGCGTACGACCTGCTCGAGGCACAGGGGCACGATGTGTCCGGCTACGACCGCGGCAACCTCATGAGCGCCGAGTACGACGACACCGACCTCGCGCGGCTCGCCGACGAGAAGATCCGCACGTTCCAGCGCGACGGCGCCGCCCGGGCGGGGATCTTCCACCACCTCATCACGCTGCCGACCTACCACACGGCGGCCCTGTCGACGGATGACCTCGCCAAGGGCTACTTCGGCGACGAGGGCATGCTCGCGTACGTCCGGGGCGTCCAGCGCCGCGAGATCCGCGAGGGCATCGCGACGGTGAGGCACCAGAACATGGCCGGCAGTGACATCGGCGACAACCACAAGGAGTACTTCGCCGGCGAGGCGGCCCTCAAGGCGGGCGGCAAGAACAACACGATGAACCAGTTCGGCTGA
- the aceB gene encoding malate synthase A: MRTRTGPIAAQTHEPSIEITGPIAPRYDEILTPDAIAFLAALHDRFSTRRHDRLADRMRRRFEVGNGHDPQFRDDTRHIREDAEWTVAGAGPGLEDRRVEITGPTDPKMTINALNSGAKVWLADQEDATSPTWKNVIEGQLSLRDAIRGELIYTSPEGKRYEVTATETPTIVMRPRGWHLTENHIRFTDRFGRTMAASGSLVDFGLYFFHNAKQLIANGRGPYFYLPKLESSEEAKLWDDVFSFSERYIGIPHGTIRATVLIETLPAAFEMEEILFELRDHCAGLNAGRWDYIFSIIKNYRGRGARFVLPDRSEVTMTVPFMRAYTELLVQTCHKRGAFAIGGMSAFIPNRRDPEVTERAFEKVAADKKREAGDGFDGTWVAHPDLIPVARAEFDAVLGDRPNQLDRQRPDVDVKAADLIDVHIGRPITAAGVHGNVSVAIRYIEAWLRGLGAVAIDNLMEDAATAEISRSQVWQWVHQDRTTEDGTRITREYVEGLIAQVLGEVERRDGDRFDDAAEVFREVALGAEFPAFLTLPAYSRFLVETD; encoded by the coding sequence ATGCGCACGCGCACCGGCCCCATCGCCGCCCAGACCCACGAGCCTTCGATCGAGATCACGGGACCGATCGCGCCGCGCTACGACGAGATCCTCACGCCCGACGCGATCGCGTTCCTCGCCGCGCTGCACGACCGGTTCAGCACCCGCCGCCACGATCGGCTCGCCGACCGCATGCGCCGCCGCTTCGAGGTCGGCAACGGCCACGACCCGCAGTTCCGCGACGACACGCGGCACATCCGCGAAGACGCCGAGTGGACGGTCGCCGGCGCCGGCCCCGGCCTCGAGGACCGTCGCGTCGAGATCACCGGGCCGACCGACCCGAAGATGACCATCAACGCGCTCAACTCGGGCGCGAAGGTGTGGCTGGCCGACCAGGAGGACGCGACCAGCCCGACGTGGAAGAACGTCATCGAGGGGCAGCTGTCGCTGCGCGACGCGATCCGCGGCGAGCTGATCTACACGAGCCCCGAAGGCAAGCGCTACGAGGTCACGGCCACCGAGACGCCCACCATCGTGATGCGCCCCCGCGGGTGGCACCTGACCGAGAACCACATCCGCTTCACCGACCGCTTCGGCCGAACGATGGCCGCGTCCGGGTCGCTCGTCGACTTCGGCCTGTACTTCTTCCACAACGCGAAGCAGCTCATCGCGAACGGCCGCGGTCCGTACTTCTACCTCCCCAAGCTCGAGTCGAGCGAAGAGGCGAAGCTGTGGGACGACGTCTTCTCGTTCAGCGAGCGGTACATCGGCATCCCGCACGGCACGATCCGCGCGACCGTGCTCATCGAGACGCTGCCCGCCGCGTTCGAGATGGAGGAGATCCTCTTCGAGCTGCGCGACCACTGCGCGGGCCTGAACGCCGGCCGCTGGGACTACATCTTCTCGATCATCAAGAACTACCGCGGCCGCGGTGCGCGCTTCGTGCTGCCCGACCGCAGCGAGGTCACGATGACCGTGCCGTTCATGCGCGCCTACACCGAGCTGCTCGTGCAGACGTGCCACAAGCGCGGCGCCTTCGCGATCGGCGGCATGAGCGCGTTCATCCCGAACCGCCGCGACCCAGAGGTGACCGAGCGCGCGTTCGAGAAGGTCGCGGCCGACAAGAAGCGCGAGGCCGGCGACGGCTTCGACGGCACGTGGGTGGCGCACCCCGACCTCATCCCGGTGGCGCGCGCCGAGTTCGACGCCGTGCTCGGCGACCGGCCCAACCAGCTCGACCGGCAGCGTCCCGACGTCGATGTGAAGGCGGCCGACCTCATCGACGTGCACATCGGCCGGCCCATCACGGCCGCGGGCGTGCACGGGAACGTGTCGGTCGCGATCCGCTACATCGAGGCGTGGCTGCGGGGCCTCGGCGCCGTCGCGATCGACAACCTCATGGAGGACGCCGCGACCGCCGAGATCTCCCGCTCCCAGGTGTGGCAGTGGGTCCACCAGGACCGCACCACCGAAGACGGCACGCGGATCACGCGCGAGTACGTCGAGGGCCTCATCGCGCAGGTGCTCGGCGAGGTCGAGCGCCGCGACGGCGATCGCTTCGACGACGCGGCCGAGGTGTTCCGCGAGGTCGCGCTCGGAGCCGAGTTCCCCGCCTTCCTGACGCTGCCCGCCTACTCGCGCTTCCTCGTCGAGACCGACTGA